A DNA window from Anastrepha ludens isolate Willacy chromosome 6, idAnaLude1.1, whole genome shotgun sequence contains the following coding sequences:
- the LOC128866196 gene encoding peroxisomal membrane protein 11B encodes MNLDKWVQLNSQTAGRDKVARLIQYTSRALWDLLENADMSPALADSFKTVEYILSTFRKLLRFGRCVDIFYSSLRTIHYPDLTIRVTLTLSKLSQSLFLLADHFMWLARTGLFKDINSKRWGKFANKYWLLSIIMNLCRDVYEIFRLLDLRKASVKSGITRVSDSKSPLRVTSLRDFNRLALHSFALILIHKDVAVDTIKNLCDLFIPLTGLGYTKLSPRTIGLLGAISSAAGLWALLEPTAKLTPV; translated from the exons ATGAATTTGGACAAATGGGTGCAGTTGAATAGCCAGACAGCAGGCCGTGACAAGGTTGCTCG CCTTATCCAATATACTTCACGCGCATTATGGGACTTATTGGAGAACGCCGATATGAGTCCAGCATTGGCCGACAGCTTCAAAACAGTGGAGTACATACTCAGCACATTCCGAAAAC TACTACGTTTCGGACGCTGTGTTGACATATTCTATTCTTCGCTGCGTACTATACACTATCCGGATTTAACGATACGTGTCACACTGACGTTGAGCAAGTTATCGCAATCTTTGTTTCTGCTTGCCGATCATTTCATGTGGCTAGCGCGCACTGGTCTCTTCAAGGATATAAACTCGAAGCGTTGGGGTAAATTTGCGAACAAGTATTGGTTGCTGTCGATCATAATGAATTTATGTCGTGATGTGTATGAAATATTTCGATTGCTCGACTTGCGTAAGGCAAGCGTTAAAAGTGGTATAACCCGCGTAAGTGATTCAAAATCACCCTTAAGGGTCACTTCACTGCGTGACTTTAATCGATTAGCATTACATTCGTTTGCGTTAATTTTGATACACAAGGATGTGGCTGTAGATACGATAAAAAACCTATGTGATCTGTTTATTCCACTTACGGGGCTGGGCTATACAAAACTTTCACCGCGCACAATTGGATTGTTGGGTGCCATTTCATCTGCAGCCGGTTTATGGGCATTATTGGAACCAACAGCCAAACTGACGCCAGTATAA